The following proteins come from a genomic window of Macaca thibetana thibetana isolate TM-01 chromosome 15, ASM2454274v1, whole genome shotgun sequence:
- the IFNE gene encoding interferon epsilon, whose protein sequence is MIIKHFFEIMLVLLASTTVFSLDLKLILFQQKRVNQESLKLLNKLQTSSIHLCLPHRKNFLLPQKSLSPQQYQKGHTLAILHEMLQQIFSLFRANISLDGWEENHMEKFLIQLHQQLEYLEALMGLEAEKLSGTLGSDNLRLQVKMYFRRIHDYLENQDYSSCAWAIVQVEINRCLFFVFSLTEKLSKQGTDP, encoded by the coding sequence ATGATTATCAAGCACTTCTTTGAAATTATGTTGGTGCTGCTGGCCTCTACCACTGTCTTCTCTCTAGATTTGAAACTGATTCTCTTCCAGCAAAAAAGAGTGAATCAAGAAAGTTTAAAACTCTTGAATAAGTTGCAAACCTCATCAATTCACCTGTGTCTACCACACAGGAAAAACTTTCTGCTTCCTCAGAAGTCTTTGAGTCCTCAGCAGTACCAAAAAGGACATACTCTGGCCATTCTCCATGAGATGCTTCAGCAGATCTTCAGCCTCTTCAGGGCAAATATTTCTCTGGATGGTTGGGAGGAAAATCACATGGAGAAATTCCTAATTCAACTTCATCAACAGCTAGAATACCTAGAAGCACTCATGGGACTGGAAGCAGAGAAGCTAAGTGGTACTTTGGGTAGTGATAACCTTAGATTACAAGTTAAAATGTACTTCCGAAGGATCCATGATTACCTGGAAAACCAGGACTACAGCAGCTGTGCCTGGGCCATTGTCCAAGTAGAAATCAACCGAtgtcttttctttgtgttcaGTCTCACAGAAAAGCTGAGCAAACAAGGAACAGACCCTTGA